Below is a genomic region from Medicago truncatula cultivar Jemalong A17 chromosome 3, MtrunA17r5.0-ANR, whole genome shotgun sequence.
GAAGAACTGATACAGAAAGAAGTAAGTTCAGTTTTATCGGCTATAACTTAAAACTTCAATACTTATCAAGGGGATTTTTAGTTGTGTAGCCATAGTTTTCCTTCAATTTCCAATATCTCTTCAAGTCCTTGACATAATTACCTTATGTTCTGCATGTTATGCCAACTTCTGGGTCTTATGTTCGATACACAAACCACACTATCCAACTCATCAtagattctcattttttttttattataaaagattcatattcaattgacaTTAACATAGAGTGTCATTTAATATAATCCATAACAAACCATAAACTTAGAATGAATTAGAGTGATTGCAAACTAAGTATAGATTATAATCGGTGACTGGTTAATTAGGAATTAACTAATAAAGTTCCACAACTAACTAAGTAATTGACGATTAATATATAGCTAACTGATAGATAGTCGCACAGAAAACATGGGAATATTGATGGTTTGTGTCAAGTAAGTGAGGCTCTTTCTTTAGGTCTCTCAAGAAAATAACTTGCTATCAATCATGGATGTCGGATTTAAAGTGGTGTGTTtcgaaaaacatatttataaaatgatttgcTGAAAGTTTGCTTTAGACTTAACTAGATGTTCGACCTAAACTCAGTGTTTCTCAACCTCATTTCGTACCATTTGGGATAGAttccatcaatttttttataatgctTTCTCATGTTTTATACTCTCCATCCTTAAATCTTCCTTCCTCCTTTATTTTGTCATAAACTCTACTTTTAATTCTAATTGATGGAACATGGAGACTTAAAGGAACCATTATGTCACATGAGAAGATTCAGTCTAATGTTATTTCAAGAAGTGCATGAGGAAGCAAAGTTGTAGTGTTGCGAGAGCATGACACATTATATTacaggaataaaaaaaaaaattacaatttacaCCGCCTTTTATATCCAGCAaaactataatttattttgttaggaccttcaaataaacatataaagaaatatatgtcaAAAACTACAAAGTTGGGATTGGCATAGAACCTCTCATGCCCTGCCATTAAACATGATGATATTTGTACAAGCTTAATCCTTACACATTTTTCAGTAACTCCAGAAGCAAACTTGTCGAATTCAATGGAAGTTACAATGAAACAAGTAGTTCTCAGActgcttaaaaaaaagttgttctCAGATGGCTTGTAGCAGAGTTTATGTGAAAATAAAGCTTGCAAGTGCCATGACTATGATGAAATCACATAGTACTTTGTTTCATCAAAGGCATcgattatcttttacttttttatttggatttttgGTTTGCGAAACAAAGACCAGCACCGACCTCCACCATTCTCACGCCTGCATTTCATCCAAAAGTTAATTAGTACTCTATGCGaccttaaatataagcaaaaaggCATGTATGTTGTTCAAATGTCTCCAATAACaagaattattttcttaaaattctCCAAATCCAACATGGGATTTGATTTGAAGTCCTCTAAAGAAGCATAAAAATGTAACACCAACAACCATGAACATGAAATTCGTATCTTACAGTTACAAACACATATactgtcaaaaaattaaaatacagaTACATGTATTTCCTAAGAAACAATTGAATGTTCTGATCTGAAACTATACATGCTATGTTAATAAATTTCACAAAAacagtcatttttattttattttgaagtggTTAATTAATTTGAAGTTGGAAGATACATACCTGATGCTATTGCTTCTTAGTCTTCTGCTTCTGCTGCTGCTATTGCTTCTACTGCTACTGCTAATAGAGCTTTTCATGCTTCCATTACTGTTGCTACTGGATGCTGCACTAGTGTCGTCACTCTCTTTATAAACAGAAGGTGAAGGAGTCTTTTTCCACCACTCCTTTTCCTTATCAGCAGCACCTTTTACTGGTACATCAGAAATTGATGGTCTTGGTGAAACTTTTGactcctttttcttcttctttttatccTTAGAtcccaaagaaaaaaaaggtaacCCTACTTTCAGGTAGAAACCTCGATCACGATCAATTTTCCCATCATTTTTCTTCACATGTACCTTCTTATCATCAATCTTCTTGACACTAGAATTCTTCTTCACCTtatcctcctcctcctcctctgtATTTTCTTCTCTGGTCCTGTGGTGGTGTTCCACAAGATCCTTCAATGAAAGTTCATAGTTGTATTCAGGCATGTTCCGAACCATTTCCATGAGTTCTTTTTGTCCTCTCACTATGGCCTCTGTTCTTGAAACAGGGGAAAGGCTTCTGTAATGTGGAGAATTCATACTCCATCTAGGTTGTTCATCATCCAATTGAGGTTGTTGCGTTGAAGGCCAGAGATTATTAGAATTCGTGGCTTCCCATGTTTCATGTCTGGTTTCATCGTACAAATCAAAAGAATTCTTGGGTTGGTGGTGTTTTCTTGTTGGATCAAGCATGGTtctgttgttttcttttttgctcCGTTTCTTCTTGTAGAGggtgaaaaatgaaatttgtgttgttggtttgttttgttttgaaagcaTAGTTATGGTGATGTGTTCACCGACGTCATAAAGGGTGTTTGATTAAATTGTTGGAAATAGAGATTTTTAAAAGGGACATTAATTGATTGTGGTGAATATTAAATACcgatctttaattttttatccttAAAGTCAAATTTTTCTAGATGGAATTGGATATGTAGGCCATTTCCTTTcacatttctttgttttttcttgattttttttttttttttaatgtgccCTTTCCTTCtggttttctttttcatttattttttttcttccacaaatcaatagattttaaaatacaaaaaaatctTAGATTAAGGACTTAACTTTTTTGTTCATTATCTAAGGACTTGGCTCACACGGCAATAACCTTCACACGTCCTTTTGTAGGGATGACAATGGGAGGAAATGTCCGATTGGAGTATTTTATAATACTCATCCCCGTAtttgtactaaaaaaaaaattagaaactcAGATTTTAaggattttgaaattgaaaatttatattttaaaaaagaggaGATGAATGGACAAATTTGATATGTCTATTTGAGTATTctcaatattaaaatttatatgtgcatttttatcattttggttttatatttagtgaaacttgttaaaaagaccaagaatgaaaataaatttaaaaaaattaaaagactaATGCAAAGCAATGGTCAAACACAAAGGaccacaacaataaatatattttaaaattatgactttttcttataattaagaTAAAATATCCAAACTTTTTCGGTAAAATTATGATTGCAGTCGCTTAAGTTTGACCAttattttgaattgaatttatttttttgagttgATTATTTATgctacattatatttttattgttaagcccctcaatttttatttttcttgttagtatttttaacaaattttgttaaaaaggttcgtttttaaaaataaaaaaaaaaggttcatgTTAGTAAGTGCACTACGAGCATTGTATAAGGAATGCATAAAAGGAAATCTTATCTTcaaaatataagtcaaacactttttaaaatattaattacatcattatctatgtaaaaaaaatatatattttggctTTTTAAACAATGCCTTAAAAACagtttttagcatttttctaaagaaacttttataaaaaaaatatattaactcTTAATGTACAGCGTTTTTTTCTACAATTTATCCTTagcttaaaaatgaaataacttTATTTGTATACAATTGAATAAAGTtttacaacttttattattttcaccAATAAAATGGAAAAACACTGGCATGACTCTAGTCTTATTTAAAAGGGACGCAGTGAGTATTTAAATGTAACGGctatttgtaattatttgttTCTTCATTAAAAGTGTAAGATTCGGATGCTGTAATGTGCCACTGGGAATGTTAATGATTGAATCAAAGACCCACATCAAATGCTGCAATAGATTGATCGTTGAGTGAATCAATAAACTCCCATGAACCATATGATTGTAGTCCTTTACTCCTTTAGGAGTAGTATTGTATTTCTTAATGCACTAACAATCATAGCTATCTTCCCCATTACGAATCTCTCTATTCATCTATCATTATCTTcctattattaaatttttctaaTTAGTGATCGCTTAGTAATGCTGctaacaaatattattatttccaCACACCTAAAAGTCTCACATTTTCTGAAAATTGAGATTAAGGATAGATTATGGAGTACTTTATATTGTACAAGACCCACACTGGAGGCGTTTTTAAATGTACTCCACATGTCATGATGGAAGTGCATCTCCAAAGAGAGAGATATGAGTAGTTTAGTAACTTTAGTTGGTATATGTAAGGCCGTATATGTAAATATCAGCTCTTAAAAGAGTGTCAATGAAGTTCTCATAGTACTTTACTTTGTCAAAAGAATGTTTTCACAGTAAGTAAAATTTGTTCTCATAGTTAGTTGTCCATCCTTTTAAAACACAATTGGTTGGTCTAGTGAGGTTTCTTTGGTCCCTAGTAGTAGTTATTGGCTTAATTTTAGTTTAGGCTTCTAatgtatattttattctttttatggATAATGGTTGTTAAGACAAGACATCACCCACTACGTCTATGAggagatatatatatttttttgtaagatagttagataaaataaaggttaaattgcatttttagttctttaactatttaattagtatcgttttggtcccttaattaaaatttgatttattttggtatcttaACTTTCTCTCCTTAcaaattttggtcatttccgttggttttaattcaaaaacgttagattttcttcatcttcttctcctcttcttcatctttataTCATCTctatcaaccttcaacaacaaaaatctgagaaaaattccagaagaaaatgaagaaaacctaacgtttttgaattaaaacacacggaaatgaccaaaatatgtaacagagagaagttaagataccaatataaatcaaattttaattaagggaccaaagcgatactaattaaatagttaaaggaccaaaaacataatttagcctaaaataaaataaaattggtgatAATAGTTAGATAAATTTTATTCCCGAATAAACGGATAAGGTGTCATTTATTagacaataaataatatttaattggtCCAGAAGTtctagctcaactggtaaaataccgaaattgttaggccggacgCCTTGACGGGGGTTCGAACCCCCGcccctccacttgtgtgtgtgagtttataatggctttgtcatttcgtctatctaccaaaaaaaaaaatataatatttaattgaaatgaGACGACTACACCCTAtaatagaccacatacatcatttaatgaatgaatttaaaatgttaatttttgcttataatagtgaccggagggtttggggtttagggttatagaccacatacatcatttaatgaataaatttaaaatgttgatttttgcttataatagtgatcgaaAGGTGTATGAAATGGATGCAAGGGATGACTAATGCCTAGAAGAGGATGCTTGTAGATTCAAGATATATAAACTTGGGTTGGAAATAAGCATGATAGTTAAATTTGAGTACTCATTTCATATTGATTCTGATTTTGACAAGAAAATTTACACTAACTAGTTGATTTGGTTCGGATATACATACATCTTGTAACAAAAGTGAATGCATGTCAATTTTAAAGCTTCAAAGCATCTaaaatgattttgttaaaaGCTATAACTTTGAAACTTTAAAAGTGATATGCGTTCAACCACCTTCCAAACATAGGCACCAATTATTAATGGTGGATTTGGTTAGAAAAATTGCAACTGCCTTTCATGTTAGGGGCTTCTACGGTTCAGtcaaaaaattgactttttttgaaaaagttattttgtttagtcAATAGTATAAGTGCCTATGTCATGTCAACTGGTGCCCTGCTGGTAGATCACTCTAAAactaaactttattttattacaaatcagtcctcatacaaaatattaaggagaatttcaattttagtgCACAAATGAGAATAtatctttaattttgatttaatcaagGACACAATTGCAgcaataagtaaaaatataatgacaCATCTTATGGGCAAATGTGCAATACACCATATAATATGACGTGACATGGATTAAATACACAAATGCTCAATGATTGACCATTTAACTTCAccagaaaagtcattctcatgacttcaccatagaattttccttcaTGTTAACCTTCAACAAAATCGTttgttttaaagattaaaataattaatacacgGTTAAGTTAAATTTGgattgttttattaaaaactttAATGTGAATAAATTCATTTTGAATTTAATCAATTCATTACTTTACTTTTAATAATGTAAATATTAATCATTAGTATATTGTTAAAGGGGATGAAAATGTTAGCAGCAGAGATCGAACCATGGACCTCATTCTTAAACTCTTTTAGCTTCTCAATCTTATAACTATTGAGTTACACTTTCGGGAACATGATCAGTTCATTTGATTTCTAGAGCAACAAAGTGATACATGAGCTCCTATGCGAAACAAACAATCATGACTTCTGCAGTGTCGATTGATAAGGTGTCAACTTCACAATGACGCATACCGAAATAAGCTTGTATCCGACGGCAAGGCGACATCCGATGTAGGGAAGAGGCAAAGCAAACGGAGGTTGTAGGCCTAAATTTCTTCAAGGAGTAAACAAATGTGTGGTCAGAATTCATGTCCTTCCATAGAGCACGTGAGACATGAAGTCACCCTAGACAAACAACCTATTTTTCTggagggttaatagtgctttttacccctgtaatataggtcatttatggttttcgcccctataaaattttggtttgatttgcatccttgtaaaaaaaaaaattctttcggAAAACACCTCTCCCCCATATGACTGTGCATATTTGCTGACGTGGTACACTGTGTGGCATGCTGACTGTGCATATATGTTTATGTGGCGTGACGaccatataattaattttattttttatttttttaagggcacacgtggcatttgtgtttatttttttttttaaaaaaattataatataaattcatttatattagtttagaaataaaattcaaaaaaattgaaaattaatttttgaaaataaaaaaattcaggaaattttttatttatggattttttttttaaattaaggaattttttttattacgaaaaatattttacaaattttatattttttgtttaaaaaatgaactttttaatttcaaaaaatatgaattttttgaattttttttcgatttttaaattttttaggaaaaaatatgaatttttttcttattttttttatttttgaaaattaattgtcagattttttaaaaaataaaatatgatgtggacaattaaaaaaaaagccaaGTCACCGCTACATATGTGCATTTGATGAGTTGGATGGAGGAGCGgtgtttttcgaaaaaaaaaaagttttacaatgaTGCAAATTTAATCgaaatgatctatattatagagatgaaaaacactattaaccctttttttttgataaatttatctATTAATTGACATATACCTTGACAATGACATGCATCCGATGAGATAATCAAACATGTGACTTGTTTGTAGCGGCCTCGTGTAgttgtttgtttcttcttccaGTTTTCATGCTTTCTATCTAGAAGTAATTAACAACATGTACgttgtcatttgtcaaaaataacAACTGGAATTCCTCTCCAAcgacaatatatttttatggtattttagaaaaagaaaattacaataaaaataatctGCGTAGACTTTATGAAAGTATATAATCATCTTACGTATGCCTCAAGATACACAGATATTATATAGATCGACAAAAGTGTGCgtagagaaaaaaattagcAAAAGATTATTCACctaattaattcttttttagtTGATGGAGACATAATGGGCAAGTGGCAACAAACAGAACCAAACGATTATGAAGAAATTTTGTAccaaaataatactaaacaAAAGCtataaagaaaatgttaaaactcATCTAGAAGGCAAATTTGCGGAATGTCAAAACGTCGTTATAAGTATCTTTCTCCACGAGTGGCACAAGGACTTCTCTTCAATACAAGTACGTCACACTAGGATATGtacaaatataacaaacaatTTCTGTGCAATTGCTATTAAATTTTGTGGGATTTCTTACTTCACGACTCTTTATATTTCGTTTTTGATGGGGTGGTGACTGTTGTTCAAGGTTTATTGTCTGATGCACGCATATTAAGAATTCTTTccctagataaaaaaaaaataatctaatataGTGTGAAACAAATGATATATAATTTACTCTCGAGGTTGATTATTAACCGGTGCGTATTGAAAACATTTGTTAGAagatttgaaattgaatgaatctCGATTATCTCAAACAATTAGTCTCTTGTTAGTGCTTGCATTTATGCGTGgggatattttgattttaaaagaaCATGAAAAAGATATATACCTTGTGAAATAATGGATGAAGAACCTTCTTCAATCGGAACCTTAAAAGGAGAAGATGCCAAACTGGATGAAATATTGACAAATGAGTTGCAATTTCCGCCCACATGATAAAgctcaaaagaagaaaaacatgactttaaaaattaaaaacatttttctattttccaCAATTCTAAAAAACACATCTAAAAGTTTTATTTCccaatgaaacaaaacaaaacaactgTACTTTTATTCGAAAGTACACATCTAAAAGTTATACTACATCAGAAGTAATTTTAAGGTGGGAAAAGTCCACCCCTTAGAATTTTACGGTAACCTAAAATTTGACTTGCTTAagtgttactccctccgtcccaaattgtatgtcattttaaaaaaaatatttgtcccaaattgtatgtcactttagaataccaataaaacattaatgttacttttcctattatatccttaactatttattactctttattttttcaattttttcatttatctttccgatatcatttattaaagataattttgtaaaacaactcataatatatctttcatacacaatattaattacatttcttaatatgtgtgaaatgctcaaaacgtcatacaatttgggacagagggagtaggCAAGAAGGACTACTGAAAGCAGAGGAAGTACTAAGGACATAACACTCCATTATTTCTATAAAGCATATAAATCTTTGGCGAATTTGATACCTAACAAAGCAGCCATAATAGGAGGGCTTATATCTAAactaatataaatagaaaaactgTAAACTaattccaaaaattaaaaatgtcacCAGATCGAATATAATggggttttttctaaattatctttgaagaatggtggataatttacccaccaaccaatgaaaatgagcaatttgttggtggggtcaagatagtttatggatatcatttaaaaatgtgcttatgtggctaatgtgtattggttggggtaaattacccaccattcttccatgggtaccctagttgtcaccatataatggatgtttttttatgtcgttttgtgaaattaaaaattaaagatatataaatttatttttaaaaattatttattttcttattagtATTAGATGTTGTATTAATATGTCCATGTAAACTTAGTTCAGTTGATAAGAACAATGCATGTAAGGTTGAGGTTCGAACTctggacaccacaaaaaaaaatattgtattaatataatatttgttttaaaatttcttaattaataccaattttttaaagaactgctaaaaaaagttattagttTAGTATGCACAAAAAAGAAATAACCGATACTTATTAcctattaatgtttttttttaatcaaactaGACCATCAAAATTGATACTGGGGAGAATCGAACATTATAAATACTTTAAGATGAGTACAATCCAAGATATTAAACTAACCCAAATAGGTTTTATTAGTAATATTAATAATGTTATATAGGTCAACGTCATTTGTTTGATATTACATACATATTGAAATATGgatcaataaaatataaataaatcaaattcaaattactCACgtagttgttttatttattctttggGTTACAATGCtaagaataatatatatatatatatatatatatatatatatatatatatatatatatatatatatatatatatatatatatatataaaataagcctttgtcctcgtgagtttaactcagtttgTAAGAACaacacataatatatataagatctggggttcaaacctcaaccaccacaaaaaattatacaacCCTCTCCATAGTTTCTAGAGATCTGATAAGTTTGACAAAGAAAGAAGTGTgatcattataattattattattattattacaattacttttatttatttatttgatgtcAGATGAGTgtatacttttctttttctaataatGAAATTGCATTAAATACCAAAAAATGATGGAATTCACGCCAGAGGAATTATTACAAATAAGAATGCCtaataaaggaaaaagaaattcCATTACAGTTAAGTTTAAAGAATTAGAATGAGCTCGATGTGAGAGCAAATTTGCACCTTTATTCGTGTCTCAAACAATATGATGCAACTCAAGTCAAGATTCATGTTAGGAGTTTAGAGAATGCAAAGGATGTTTGCAAGTACAAGTTGTAGATAAGAAATATTTGTGTAACCACGTGCAACTTTAGAATCGGAATCAATTAACACATGTTGCAAGTGTTGGGACCGAATAAGCCGAAGGCCAAAAGAAATGCTCACAATTCAGGTATAAGAGTATATGTAGAGATAATTTTACACATAAAACCCACCACAAATTTACTCGGTTGATCACAAATCAACCCCCTACAAGTCGAAGTTCTATTGCTGGTAAAATATAATCCATCAACATTGAGAAAATACGAGCATGTTCCTATGATCCTATCCTTCGAAAGATCCCACACCATGACTCCAAAGAAAAT
It encodes:
- the LOC25489736 gene encoding uncharacterized protein, whose amino-acid sequence is MLSKQNKPTTQISFFTLYKKKRSKKENNRTMLDPTRKHHQPKNSFDLYDETRHETWEATNSNNLWPSTQQPQLDDEQPRWSMNSPHYRSLSPVSRTEAIVRGQKELMEMVRNMPEYNYELSLKDLVEHHHRTREENTEEEEEDKVKKNSSVKKIDDKKVHVKKNDGKIDRDRGFYLKVGLPFFSLGSKDKKKKKKESKVSPRPSISDVPVKGAADKEKEWWKKTPSPSVYKESDDTSAASSSNSNGSMKSSISSSSRSNSSSRSRRLRSNSIRRENGGGRCWSLFRKPKIQIKK